The DNA sequence AGAGCATCAACGTGGCCCTTATCGGCAATCCGAATACAGGCAAGACATCGGTCTTCAACCAACTCACCGGACTCAACCAAAAAGTAGGCAATTACCCCGGCATTACGGTCGAGAAAAAAGAAGGTATCTGCAAACTGCCCCAAGGTGTCAAGGCCCATATTCTAGACTTACCCGGCACCTACAGTCTGAACACCACATCACTCGATGAAAGTGTGGTGGTCGAGCTTCTGCTCAACAAAAATGATAAAGATTATCCCGATGTTGCCGTAGTGATAAGCGATGTTGAAAATCTTAAGCGAAACCTTTTCTTGTTCACCCAAATCAAAGATTTGAAGATTCCGACCATTTTGGTCATCAACATGTCAGATAGAATGTCGCGTAAGGGCATTTCTTTGGATGTAGCGTTGCTGGAGCAACGCTTGAATACCAAAATAGCCTTGGTCAGCACCCGAAAAAAAGAAGGTGTCGACCACATCAAAACGTTGATCGCCGATTACAAGAATCTTTCAACAGAACCCAATCTCAATGCCTCTGTCATCGATACCGAATATTTTGGCCGATTGCAAAAAACGTTTCCGAAAGAAAACCTGTATAAACTTTGGTTGGTCATCACCCAAGACGTGAACTTCATGCCGCTGGAAAAAAAGCGTATCGAAGACTCCTCTTCCTTCAACACAAAATCAAAGAGCGAGTTAAAACAGCTACAACACAGGGAAACCGTTCTACGGTATCAATTTATCAATGGCATACTCAAAGAAACCTACAAGGTCGACCTTCAGGCGGCCAAGGGGCTTCGGGCCACTTTAGACAAGGTGTTGACCCACAAAGTCTTTGGTTATTTTATCTTCTTCGCCCTTTTGTTATTGATCTTTCAAGCCATCTTTGATTGGAGCACCTACCCCATGGACTTCATCGATGCCCAATTTGCTGCTGCCAGTGATTGGATAAAGAATACTTTGCCCGCGGGAGTTTTGACCAATTTGTTGGCCGAGGGCATTTTGGCCGGCATTGGGGGCATCGTCATTTTCATTCCCCAAATCGCTTTTCTGTTTCTCTTTATTTCACTGTTGGAAGAAACGGGCTATATGAGTCGTGTGGTCTTTTTGATGGATCGATTGATGCGCCCCTTTGGCTTAAGCGGTAAAAGTGTGGTACCCTTGATCTCAGGTACGGCATGTGCCATACCGGCCGTGATGGCGACCCGAACCATCGAAAATTGGAAAGAACGCCTCATCACCATATTGGTCACCCCGTTCACGACTTGTTCGGCACGACTGCCCGTATATCTCATTCTGATCTCTTTGGTCATACCCAAGGGCCGTTTTTTGGGGTTGGGCTATCAGGCCCTGACACTTATGTTGCTCTATATTCTCGGATTTGTGATGGCCATTCTATCGGCCATGGTATTGAACAAGATCATGAAAATCAGGTCTCGTTCACTCTTCATGGTCGAGATGCCCACGTATCGTTTGCCCCTGCTCAAAAACGTTGCCTTTACCGTGGTCGAAAAAACCAAGAGCTTTGTTCTAGGTGCTGGGAAAATTATTTTGGCCATCTCGATAGTACTCTGGTTTTTGGGATCCAACGGACTTTCTGAAGAATTCAAGAATGCAGAGGGTATCGTAAAACAACGCATCGAAGACCAAGGTCTGTCACAATACAGTCATTCGTACATAGAACGAAAACTGGAAGAATACAAACAGTCAACTCCTGTGAGTGTCACCCATACCAATAGTGCCATAAGCTTAAAGGCCATGCAGGATTCGATACGTATAAAAACAGAAAGCCTTAGGGAAAGGGCCATAGAGCAAGAGATAGCGAGCCATAGGTTAGAGCATTCTTTCATTGGCCATATGGGCAAATCCATTCAGCCTTTGGTACAACCTTTGGGCTATGATTGGAAAATCGGTATCGCCATCTTGACCTCATTTGCCGCACGAGAGGTTTTTGTGGGTACCTTGGCGACCATTTACAGTGTGGGCAGCGATGAAGAAGAGACCATCAAAAGCCGAATGGCCGCCGAACTTGACGATGTCGGCGAACCGCTATTTGATTTAGCCTCGGGCATTTCTTTGATGCTTTTCTATGCCTTTGCCATGCAGTGCATGAGTACCTTGGCCATAGTCAAACGTGAGACCAATTCTTGGAAATGGCCCATGCTTCAACTGGTCTTTATGAGCAGTTTTGCGTACCTTGCGGCATTGGTTGCCTATCAAATTCTCAAATAACCCATGGAAACAACACAGCAAATCATCGCATATTTGGTTTTGGCCATCGCCGTGGGGTATCTGGCCAAGAAATTTCTGTTGCCAAAATCACTGTTTGCCCCTTCAAAAAAAGATGCCGGCAAAAACTGCGGAGGTACCGATTGTGGCTGTCACTGACCCAAGTCATTCTTTTCTTTCCTGTATCCTAATTTCTCCGCTCCAAATAAAAATTCAGCTTCTCTTGTAACCTTTTGTAATTTTCTGACTATATAAAGTGAACACCACCTAAAGACAACACTGTTGAACAAAAAAACAGATGAGCTATTGATGCAAGAAGTTGCGCAGGGCAATCTCGAGATGCTTCGAATACTTTTTGACAGACATCATTTGCACGTGTTCAACTTTTTGTACAAAATGAGCGGTGACAAAATGCTGAGCGAAGACCTGACACAAGATGTGTTCTATAAAGTCATCAAGTATCGGTCTTCTTATAAAAACGGAAGGTTTCTATCTTGGTTGTTCACCATCGCTAGAAACAGTTTAAAGACCCATTTCACTCGTAACAAAGAAATGCATACCGATCTAGAGCAGTTGGCAGACCAGACCATCGAGGAAAAAAATGATGAGGCACATTCACAATTGCATCTAGCTTTAAGCAAGTTGGAAACTTCAGATAGGGAAGTTATCATCTTGAACAGGTTTCACGAGATACGGTACCAAGAATTGGCCGAAATCATGGGCAGCACCACAGGTGCCATGAAGACCAAGGTCAGTAGGGCCATGAAAAAATTGAAAAATATCTATTTGGAAAGCATTTGAAAAATGGACAAGGATAATATGACAGATTTGATTCAAGACTATTTTGACAAGTCACTTGATCGCGAAAAATTGAACGAGTTCGAAGAGCATCTCAAGAATTCACCTTCGTTCAAAAAAGAAGTGGAAGAATACCGGTTGTTGTTCGATGCTTTTGAAAAAGAAACCGACATCATTCCTCCAGACAGCTTGAAGACAAACTTTTTGAGCATGCTCGAAGACGAAAAAAACAAACAAGGAAAGGTTGTGGGCATGAAGAGGCAGCCAATAAATTGGTTTGCCGCCACATTGAAAATCGCCGCTGGTATCGCATTGCTCGTTTCCGCATTCTTTTTTGGGAAATATTCAGAGAAAAACGTCTTGAAAAATGAATTCGCAATTATGCAGGAGGAGACCACAAAATTAAAGCAAACCGCCATGATATCCCTTTTAGAGAACCAATCGGCAAGCAAGCGTATTCAAGGGGTACACTACATCGATGATTTGATCGATCCAGATGAAGCCATCATAAGTGCCCTGGCAGATAGAATGCTGAACGATGAAAACACCAATGTTCGGCTGTCGGCAATGGAAGCGCTCACGAATTTTAAAAATTCAGAAACAGTAAAGAACGCATTCATAGAAGCTTTGAAAACAGAGAAAGACCCAAGTATTCAAATTGCCATCATTCAGGCATTGGTTCATATACAAGAAAAAAAGGCCATTGAACCCATGCAAAAATTGCTGGAACAAGAAGACACCCAACCCTTTATCAAAAACGAAATCAAAATAGCATTACCAAAAATCACATAAACATCAAAAAACGAAAATCATGAAAAAAGTAACTTTTCTTCTAATCGCAGTGGCCGCATGCGCCATTGCATCTGCCCAAACTGATTACTCGAAATCACTGAACGGTATCGAATGGGTGAAAATCGAATCTAAATCAGATATTACCTTGAAAACCTACAATGCCAACGAACTGCTGATAAAAGGCAGTGGCAGCTCAAAAGTATCTGAAAAGGCCAAAGGGCTAAAACTGGTCGGTGAAGGCGGCAACGACAACACAGATGTCGGGTTCTACGTGGTACAAGACGGAAACACCTTGTTGGTTAAAAACCTGAGAAAGTCAGAGGGTGCTGAAATTTTCCTTCCCGAGACCCAGAACGTTTCGGTAAAAAGCACCTGGAGCGGCGATATAGAAATTGAAGGATTTTCCGGTGAAGTCGAAGCTGATGCACAACTCAACGGCAGCATTGAAATCACAGGTGTAAACGGCCCCGTTACCGCAAATGCCCTCAATGGGGAAATTGAGGTTGAATTTGGCACCGTCAAACAAAATACCCCCATCTCCATCCATACCACGAACGGTGCCATCGATGTTTCCCTACCTGGAGACACACCGGCCGACTTGACCTTAAGCACAATGCACGGAGACATTTACACCAACTTCGATATCAAGAGAGAAGAAAAGGATGGTCTGAAATCGGTATCGAGCAAGAAGGTAAAAGCGACCGTCAACAACGGAGGGGTCAATATTTCTTTAAAGTCCATCAACGGAAATATCTATTTAAGAAAGCAATAATCTACCCCAAAGCAAAGTCAAATCATCAAAAAAACGAACAGTCATGAAAAACGTAATGCCCTTTTTAATGATGGCCCTTCTCGGGCTATCGCTCAACGCCCAAAAAACCATTGAAAAAAACATCGATTATACCGATCAGATCATTGATGTAGAAGTAAAATTTGCCTCTAATATCGAAGTGAAGACCTGGGACAAACGCACCCTTTATTTTAAGGCAGACATCAGCACAAAAGATGGAAAGTATTTAGAATTGTATACCCTCAATGTCAAAGAAAGTAAGGGTTTCATCAGCATTAGCTCTGATACCAAAGCTATTTTTAAGGCATTTCATGACGAATGGAAAAGCAATCATTCCAATGAAAAAAGATACTATCACACATCAGATATGTACGAGTTTGACTATGTGCTCTATGTACCCAAAAATGCCACCTTTACCGTGACCAGCATTAATGGTGACCTAAGGGCAGATGTTGTAGAAGGAGATTTCACCGCCGATCTGATCAATGGAAACATCGATATCAAAAAGTATAATGGCAATCTTGACCTGAAAACCATTAACGGTGAAATCGATCTCTTTCTTTCCAATTCACGATTGACAGCAGAGACCATACACGGTCAGATCTATGCCGATGAAAAATTAGAGCTCAAGGTGACCGATCGTTACGTCGGACAAAAAGTAGAGGGTAGTTTTGATGCTGCATCGAACCGGCTCCGCTTGAATACCATCAATGGAAACATGTACTTAAGGCTTTGATGAATGAAAGCTGTTTTTTGTCTGGCACCAGCAATTGTTTTGATGATGGTTTCTTGCCAAAAAAAACAAAGCGCCATTGAAAAATCTTCGGGGAAAGATTCATTGACACTCATCAAAATGATTTCAGAACGTGAAGCAGCCATGATCAAAAAAGATATGAATTTGGCGATGTCACAGTTCACTGAAGATGCAACCTGGATCAATTCACAAGGCTACTTTTTTGAGGGCAAAAGCGAGGTGAAAAAATTTCACGATATGTTATCTGAAAACGATTCCCTTGATTATTACTATGAAGCCGGCAAACCGAAGGTACGGGTTTTAGACCCCAACAATGCGCTTGCATATTACTCTTGGAAAATGTTTTGGTTTCGAAAGCAAAATGCGGCGGACACGCTGATCAGGGAAATAGGGCTAATGACCTTGCACGCCCAAAAACAAAACGAAAAATGGAAATGGATGGCGGTGACCAACCAACATACACCTTGGTTCTATGATGAAATAAAACCAGAGAAAATCGAATAGCGATATAAGGCATTTCCATAACAAAAGGGAAAAACGATAGGCCGCCCGCAAACGCAATCAACAAAACAGTCTTGCGAGTCCCAAGAAATTAAAGTTCGATGCTTATCTCATAGTCAGAGCTGACCAAGAAGGCGCATTCCTTGAAATTTGGTGGACCAAAAGTTTTCATTTTGGCATTCGAAAAGGCTACTTTTTCTTTGGGTATGCCCAACCAATTGGTATCTAGTATATTGTTTCCGTTCTCGTCATAAAAAATGGCCAGGGCATACTCCCCTTTTGGTAGGTTCTTAATCGATAGACGGGTAATCCCTTTCTTGGCGGCGATACTGTCGCATTTGAATACGTGGTCAAACTTCAAAAAACCTTCCTCAGAGTCATAGACCGCCACACTGATCTTTCCTTTGGAAGAGGGCACGCCGTGTACCTCAACAGAAATCTCGTTCTGTGAAAACAGCA is a window from the Muricauda sp. SCSIO 65647 genome containing:
- a CDS encoding DUF4440 domain-containing protein, encoding MKAVFCLAPAIVLMMVSCQKKQSAIEKSSGKDSLTLIKMISEREAAMIKKDMNLAMSQFTEDATWINSQGYFFEGKSEVKKFHDMLSENDSLDYYYEAGKPKVRVLDPNNALAYYSWKMFWFRKQNAADTLIREIGLMTLHAQKQNEKWKWMAVTNQHTPWFYDEIKPEKIE
- a CDS encoding DUF4097 family beta strand repeat-containing protein, encoding MKKVTFLLIAVAACAIASAQTDYSKSLNGIEWVKIESKSDITLKTYNANELLIKGSGSSKVSEKAKGLKLVGEGGNDNTDVGFYVVQDGNTLLVKNLRKSEGAEIFLPETQNVSVKSTWSGDIEIEGFSGEVEADAQLNGSIEITGVNGPVTANALNGEIEVEFGTVKQNTPISIHTTNGAIDVSLPGDTPADLTLSTMHGDIYTNFDIKREEKDGLKSVSSKKVKATVNNGGVNISLKSINGNIYLRKQ
- a CDS encoding DUF2141 domain-containing protein, producing MKHLFLLIMLFPALLFSQNEISVEVHGVPSSKGKISVAVYDSEEGFLKFDHVFKCDSIAAKKGITRLSIKNLPKGEYALAIFYDENGNNILDTNWLGIPKEKVAFSNAKMKTFGPPNFKECAFLVSSDYEISIEL
- a CDS encoding RNA polymerase sigma factor translates to MNKKTDELLMQEVAQGNLEMLRILFDRHHLHVFNFLYKMSGDKMLSEDLTQDVFYKVIKYRSSYKNGRFLSWLFTIARNSLKTHFTRNKEMHTDLEQLADQTIEEKNDEAHSQLHLALSKLETSDREVIILNRFHEIRYQELAEIMGSTTGAMKTKVSRAMKKLKNIYLESI
- a CDS encoding HEAT repeat domain-containing protein; amino-acid sequence: MDKDNMTDLIQDYFDKSLDREKLNEFEEHLKNSPSFKKEVEEYRLLFDAFEKETDIIPPDSLKTNFLSMLEDEKNKQGKVVGMKRQPINWFAATLKIAAGIALLVSAFFFGKYSEKNVLKNEFAIMQEETTKLKQTAMISLLENQSASKRIQGVHYIDDLIDPDEAIISALADRMLNDENTNVRLSAMEALTNFKNSETVKNAFIEALKTEKDPSIQIAIIQALVHIQEKKAIEPMQKLLEQEDTQPFIKNEIKIALPKIT
- the feoB gene encoding ferrous iron transport protein B, whose product is MSKSINVALIGNPNTGKTSVFNQLTGLNQKVGNYPGITVEKKEGICKLPQGVKAHILDLPGTYSLNTTSLDESVVVELLLNKNDKDYPDVAVVISDVENLKRNLFLFTQIKDLKIPTILVINMSDRMSRKGISLDVALLEQRLNTKIALVSTRKKEGVDHIKTLIADYKNLSTEPNLNASVIDTEYFGRLQKTFPKENLYKLWLVITQDVNFMPLEKKRIEDSSSFNTKSKSELKQLQHRETVLRYQFINGILKETYKVDLQAAKGLRATLDKVLTHKVFGYFIFFALLLLIFQAIFDWSTYPMDFIDAQFAAASDWIKNTLPAGVLTNLLAEGILAGIGGIVIFIPQIAFLFLFISLLEETGYMSRVVFLMDRLMRPFGLSGKSVVPLISGTACAIPAVMATRTIENWKERLITILVTPFTTCSARLPVYLILISLVIPKGRFLGLGYQALTLMLLYILGFVMAILSAMVLNKIMKIRSRSLFMVEMPTYRLPLLKNVAFTVVEKTKSFVLGAGKIILAISIVLWFLGSNGLSEEFKNAEGIVKQRIEDQGLSQYSHSYIERKLEEYKQSTPVSVTHTNSAISLKAMQDSIRIKTESLRERAIEQEIASHRLEHSFIGHMGKSIQPLVQPLGYDWKIGIAILTSFAAREVFVGTLATIYSVGSDEEETIKSRMAAELDDVGEPLFDLASGISLMLFYAFAMQCMSTLAIVKRETNSWKWPMLQLVFMSSFAYLAALVAYQILK